A portion of the Anser cygnoides isolate HZ-2024a breed goose chromosome 29, Taihu_goose_T2T_genome, whole genome shotgun sequence genome contains these proteins:
- the BICRA gene encoding BRD4-interacting chromatin-remodeling complex-associated protein isoform X5 has product MPPVARGPPPPPRRRRPAAAAAAWPPGDQAARWPATSRCLPGSCLRSPCGDVWETPRRPPLRAHVDMDDEDGRCLLDVICDPQALNDFLHGSEKIDSDDLLDNTGDAASAFFEGAGLHVQEPPGNHLNAEQSQPATSVDLDFLEDDILGSPAGGAAALPTAEQPCDILQQSLQEANITEQTLEAEAELDLGSFQLPTLQPVVQAASDGTPQIFSGGADLIGLQQPAVLTHQALVQQPVGADVVNKAISVQPFLQQVGLGNVTIQPISNLQGLPNGSPGGTLGIAPIQVVGQQVMAINQPAQQIIAKQVQPSPVAAVPVGSYIAQPAPEQQQVTLASTGVSPQSAGLVIQKNLPAVATTTLNGSSMFGGVAGAPASQPLTVTSNLSSPLVQAQNVIIHRTPTPIQPKPAGVLQQKLYQITPKPFAPNNATLTIQNEAALQQQKAQQNLTFMAGKAGQNVVLSGFPQGLPANVFKQPPPQQPALSKPMSVHLLNQGSSIVIPAQHVPQAVLQGQNQFLLPGQLAGASAVQLPQQLSALPANMGGQILTASHPSGQAHIITSPGPGGQLIANQALPAQILTNQNIAGQLNLGQVLTSQNAHGTAHILSAPIQLQPGQVGQPALFQMPVSLAGGLTTQSQPAVAASLPGGAIGQPGQTVIQGVTLPSQVAMLNAAENLGPAVSIQPSAAAASSQSPGLVQPQPASAAGLLPGAEQSSILTVQAAPQPPAAPPPLQLSVQPPPPAPPPAPAQPSPGLASSSPEKIILGQAAAGAVISQDSMQMFLQQVPQGIILQAKQPPSSQAAPALGQFSGQPSSVLVSSQGVTVTTTPAPAHSHAPAAGPPPAAGIAAPAPAESKSFPSAPTPIPAGKGAAGQGKPGAPLAIQQPVQAKPGVISSVSGLNLGKGPLQIQVVGKGLPQLVPSVPVQTPPLYDSKLGSLKKPPTLQPSKEACFLEQLHKHQGAVLHPDYKTSFRSFEDALQRLLPYHVYQGMLPSAQDYRKVDEEFEVVSAQLLKRTQAMLNKYRLLLLEESRRVSPSAEMVMIDRMFIQEEKTMLALDKQLAKEKPDEYVSSSSSRSQSLSSSAALASASGAAPASENPKAPAAQTATQINPTKLVIKHSGGSPSVTWAKASPALDGDEDALPSRSKPPIKTYEARSRIGLKLKIKQEAGLSKVVHNTALDPVHQPPPPPPPPVCRVIKTAEQHAPPAAAASQMNGTVEHVAPAPAEKKPAVTYCRLPLRKTYRENVDAFVAEKPAAAACPKGGAPKADKVPGAPVVKQEDGSRSVITSHKAPAAAVEKSRPEESSKLLFFSRSDARSLVLQDGAAPQKSDDSTSGLMKELAEVEDEFYRGMIKTEPPDHGAGSELTWEVPLPPAKRRKSESFDVDNASFSSDSPQDDSLNEHLQSAIDSILNLQQPQTGGQSTRTPSSSYNSSSSPFSSPVHRTDTYLAPSHNGGLGARTLNR; this is encoded by the exons TTTGAAGGTGCTGGG CTGCACGTCCAGGAGCCCCCCGGCAACCACCTGAACGCCGAGCAGAGCCAGCCCGCCACCAGCGTGGACCTCGACTTCCTGGAAGATGACATCCTGGGCTCGCCGGCCGGTGGCGCCGCCGCCCTGCCCACCGCGGAGCAGCCCTGCGAcatcctgcagcagagcctgcaggaggCCAACATCACGGAGCAGACGCTGGAGGCCGAGGCCGAGCTGGACCTGGGCTCTTTCCAGCTgcccacgctgcagcccgtggtgCAGGCCGCCTCCGACGGCACCCCGCAGATCTTCTCCGGCGGCGCCGACCTGAtcgggctgcagcagcccgcCGTCCTGACGCACCAGGCGCTGGTGCAGCAGCCGGTGGGGGCGGACGTGGTGAACAAGGCCATCAGCGTgcagcccttcctgcagcaggTGGGCCTGGGCAACGTCACCATCCAGCCCATCTCCAACCTGCAGGGCCTGCCCAACGGCAGCCCCGGCGGGACGCTGGGCATCGCGCCCATCCAGGTGGTGGGGCAGCAGGTGATGGCCATCAACCAGCCGGCGCAGCAGATCATCGCCAAGCAGGTGCAGCCCTCGCCGGTGGCCGCCGTGCCCGTGGGCAGCTACATCGCGCAGCCGGCGcccgagcagcagcaggtgacGCTGGCCTCCACCGGCGTCTCGCCGCAGAGCGCCGGGCTCGTCATCCAGAAGAACCTGCCGGCCGTGGCCACCACCACGCTCAACGGCAGCTCCATGTTCGGCGGCGTGGCCGGCGCCCCGGCCTCGCAGCCCCTCACCGTCACCTCCAACCTGAGCAGCCCCCTGGTGCAGGCCCAGAACGTCATCATCCACCGCACGCCCACCCCCATCCAGCCCAAGCCCGCCGGCGTCCTGCAGCAGAAGCTCTACCAGATCACCCCCAAGCCCTTCGCCCCCAACAACGCCACCCTGACCATCCAGAACGAGGcggcgctgcagcagcagaaggcgCAGCAGAACCTCACCTTCATGGCCGGCAAGGCCGGCCAGAACGTCGTGCTCTCGGGCTTCCCCCAGGGGCTGCCGGCCAACGTCTTCAAGCAGCCCCCGCCGCAGCAGCCGGCGCTCAGCAAGCCCATGAGCGTGCACCTCCTCAACCAGGGCAGCAGCATCGTCATCCCGGCGCAGCACGTGCCGCAGGCGGTGCTGCAGGGCCAGAACCAGTTCCTGCTCCCCGGGCAGCTGGCGGGCGCCTCCGCCGTGCAGCTCCCGCAGCAGCTCTCGGCCCTGCCGGCCAACATGGGGGGCCAGATCCTGACCGCCTCGCACCCCAGCGGCCAGGCCCACATCATCACCagcccggggcccggcgggcaGCTGATCGCCAACCAGGCGCTGCCGGCGCAGATCCTCACCAACCAGAACATCGCCGGGCAGCTCAACCTGGGCCAGGTGCTGACCTCGCAGAACGCCCACGGCACCGCTCACATCCTCTCGGCGCCCATCCAGCTCCAGCCCGGCCAGGTGGGGCAGCCGGCGCTCTTCCAGATGCCCGTCTCCCTGGCCGGCGGCCTGACCACGCAGAGCCAGCCGGCGGTGGCCGCCTCGCTGCCCGGCGGCGCCATCGGCCAGCCGGGCCAGACGGTGATCCAGGGGGTGACGCTGCCCAGCCAGGTGGCCATGCTGAACGCCGCCGAGAACCTCGGCCCCGCCGTCAGCATCCagccctccgccgccgccgccagcagccAAAGCCCCGGCCTCGTGCAGCCGCAGcccgcctccgccgccggccTCCTCCCCGGCGCCGAGCAGTCCTCCATCCTCACCGTCCAggccgccccgcagccgcccgccgcgccgccgccgctgcagCTGAGCGtgcagcccccgccgcccgccccgccgcccgccccggcccagcccagccccggcctggcctcctccagccccgagAAGATCATCCTGGGCCAGGCGGCCGCCGGCGCCGTCATCAGCCAGGACTCCATGCAGATGTTCCTGCAGCAG GTGCCGCAGGGGATCATCCTGCAGGCGAAGCAGCCCCCCTCCAGCCAGGCCGCCCCGGCGCTGGGCCAGTTCAGCGGCCAGCCCTCCTCCGTGCTGGTCAGCAGCCAGGGGGTGACGGTGACGACCACGCCAGCCCCCGCGCACAGCCacgcgcccgccgccggcccgccgcccgccgcag GTATCGCCGCCCCAGCGCCCGCCGAGAGCAAATCCTTCCCCAGCGCCCCCACGCCGATCCCCGCCGGGAAAGGGGCCGCGGGCCAGGGGAAGCCGGGAGCGCCCCTCGCCATCCAGCAGCCCGTTCAG GCGAAGCCCGGAGTGATCAGCTCCGTCTCGGGCCTGAACCTCGGCAAAGGCCCCCTGCAGATCCaggtggtggggaaggggctccCGCAGCTCGTGCCCTCGGTCCCCGTGCAGACCCCGCCGCTG tATGACAGCAAGCTCGGGAGCCTGAAGAAACCTCCCACACTACAGCCCAGCAAGGAGGCCTG cttcctggagcagctgcacaAGCATCAGGGGGCGGTGCTGCACCCCGACTACAAGACCTCGTTCCGCTCCTTCGAGGACGCGCTGCAGCGGCTCCTGCCCTACCACGTCTACCAGGGGATGCTGCCCTCCGCTCAAGACTACAGGAAGG TGGACGAGGAGTTCGAGGTGGTGTCTGCCCAGCTGCTGAAGCGCACGCAAGCGATGCTGAACAAATaccgcctgctgctgctggaggagtcCCGG AGAGTCAGCCCTTCGGCGGAGATGGTGATGATCGACCGCATGTTTATCCAGGAAGAGAAGACCATGCTCGCGCTGGATAAACAACTGGCCAAGGAGAAACCAG ACGAGTACGTCTCCTCGTCGTCGTCCCGCTCGCAGAGCCTCTCCTCCTCGGCGGCCCTGGCCTCCGCCTCCGGCGCCGCGCCCGCCTCCGAGAACCCCAAGGCGCCGGCGGCGCAGACGGCCACGCAGATCAACCCCACCAAGCTGGTCATCAAGCACAGCGGCGGCTCGCCGTCCGTCACCTGGGCCAAAGCCTCCCCGGCGCTGGACGGCGACGAGGACGCCCTGCCCTCGAGGAGCAAGCCCCCGATCAAGACGTACGAGGCGCGCAGCCGCATCGGCCTCAAGCTGAAGATCAAGCAGGAGGCCGGCCTCAGCAAGGTGGTGCACAACACCGCCCTCGACCCCGTGCaccagccgccgccgccgcccccgccgcccgtcTGCAGGGTGATCAAAACGGCCGAGCAGCAcgcgccccccgccgctgccgcctCGCAGATGAACGGCACGGTGGAGCACGtcgccccggcccccgccgagAAGAAACCCGCCGTCACCTACTGCCGGCTCCCCCTCCGCAAGACCTACCGCGAGAACGTGGACGCCTTCGTGGCCGAGaagcccgccgccgccgcctgccccaAGGGCGGCGCCCCCAAAGCCGACAAGGTGCCCGGCGCCCCGGTGGTGAAGCAGGAGGACGGCTCGCGGAGCGTCATCACCTCGCACAAGGCCCCCGCGGCGGCGGTGGAGAAGAGCCGGCCGGAGGAGAGCTCCAAGCTCCTCTTCTTCAGCAGGAGCGACGCCCGCTCCCTCGTGCTGCAGGACGGCGCCGCCCCGCAGAAGAGCGACGACTCGACCAGTGGCCTTATGAAGGAGCTCGCCGAGGTGGAGGATGAGTTCTACCGCGGGATGATCAAAACGGAGCCCCCCGACCACGGCGCGGGCTCGGAACTCACCTGGGAGGTGCCGCTGCCGCCGGCCAAGCGCAGGAAGTCGGAGTCCTTCGACGTGGACAACGCCAGCTTCTCCAGCGACAGCCCCCAGGACGACTCCCTCAACGAGCACCTACAGAGCGCCATCGACAGCATCCTCAACCTGCAGCAACCTCAGACTGGGGGCCAGAGCACCCGGAcgccctcctcctcctacaactcctcctcctcccccttctcctcgcCCGTCCACCGCACGGACACGTACCTTGCCCCCAGTCACAACGGCGGCCTTGGAGCGAGGACGTTGAACAGATAA